The proteins below are encoded in one region of Actinomycetota bacterium:
- the lpdA gene encoding dihydrolipoyl dehydrogenase: protein MSATVYDIAVIGGGPGGYSAALRAAQLGLKVALIEKDKVGGACLHRGCIPATSLLQCANMLESIGRAGKFGITVDGVSFDWKAVQTAKNVAIKRLFTGLNSLLKNRGVEVISASARLTEPGVLKIEGDAGIDSLRARDIIIATGSMPRNIPVLQGDNGLIMNTTDALEVTELPRSVTIIGGGAYGIEFASLFRSFGTEVSIIEMQPRLLPRDEPVISKHLEKAFAKRGIAIHTGVGIEEAQIIGGGVSIEVSDKDGARQTILSDKLLVTVGRTANTSAVDIESLGIETRDGFITAGDSMRTTVENIYAVGDVTHNPQFANYAFAEGIHAAETIAGLNPPTLNLKQIPIYTFGYPEIAKVGYTEEEAREAGYDIDVVELPFQALPRSAIAKDDTGYIKIVSEKDGPLIGVHLIGPDVINLIPEAMLITNWEATVADLAQFLHPHPTFTEAIGEAALKLAGKPLHAL, encoded by the coding sequence AGCGTGCCTGCACCGCGGCTGTATCCCCGCGACCAGCCTGCTCCAATGCGCCAATATGCTTGAAAGCATCGGACGCGCCGGCAAGTTCGGCATCACCGTCGACGGCGTTTCGTTTGACTGGAAGGCGGTCCAAACAGCCAAGAATGTCGCGATAAAGCGCCTCTTTACGGGCTTGAATTCCCTCCTTAAAAATAGAGGTGTCGAGGTGATAAGCGCGTCGGCGCGGCTTACGGAGCCCGGCGTGCTCAAAATAGAAGGCGACGCGGGCATCGATTCCCTTCGCGCCCGCGATATTATCATCGCGACCGGCTCGATGCCGCGGAACATACCGGTGCTCCAAGGAGACAACGGCCTCATCATGAACACTACCGACGCGCTTGAAGTCACCGAACTTCCCAGGTCCGTCACGATAATCGGCGGCGGGGCTTACGGAATCGAGTTCGCCTCCCTCTTCCGCTCGTTCGGGACCGAGGTCTCCATAATAGAGATGCAGCCGCGCCTTTTGCCGCGCGACGAGCCCGTTATCTCAAAACACTTGGAAAAAGCGTTTGCGAAACGCGGCATAGCGATACATACCGGTGTAGGAATCGAGGAAGCCCAAATAATCGGCGGCGGCGTCTCGATAGAGGTTTCCGACAAAGACGGGGCGCGCCAAACCATACTCTCGGACAAGCTCCTGGTGACCGTCGGCCGAACCGCTAATACCAGCGCCGTCGATATCGAATCGCTTGGAATCGAGACGCGGGACGGCTTTATCACGGCCGGCGACTCCATGCGAACGACCGTCGAGAATATCTACGCGGTGGGCGACGTAACCCATAACCCCCAGTTCGCAAACTATGCGTTCGCCGAGGGCATCCATGCGGCCGAGACTATAGCGGGCCTAAACCCACCAACGCTAAACCTCAAGCAGATACCTATATATACCTTCGGCTACCCGGAAATAGCCAAAGTCGGCTACACCGAAGAAGAGGCGCGGGAAGCCGGTTACGACATAGACGTGGTCGAACTTCCCTTCCAGGCGCTGCCGCGCTCGGCGATTGCCAAGGATGATACCGGATATATAAAAATCGTATCCGAAAAAGACGGGCCGCTGATAGGCGTCCATCTTATCGGGCCCGACGTCATAAACCTGATTCCCGAAGCGATGCTCATCACAAACTGGGAAGCGACCGTGGCCGACTTAGCGCAATTTCTCCACCCGCACCCGACGTTTACGGAGGCGATTGGCGAGGCCGCGCTAAAACTGGCCGGAAAACCTTTGCATGCGCTCTAG